A single region of the Amphiura filiformis chromosome 7, Afil_fr2py, whole genome shotgun sequence genome encodes:
- the LOC140157296 gene encoding uncharacterized protein, whose product MSSQKRKLHSDDAEASPSKKTTKHASPSNKKTKHASPSKKKTHDAKIFPKAHKRPRSLFETRIIISSGESDSDFQDDADNDPDWIAETQSKCLSSEDENGQNAATDQNGASIKGVRKTGVKRTKEKKRKKRNKTEVDTTICKKRKESDSHKYVCHICQMELSSLGNLNQHLKNHGCDEFGSENAIKQEMCDICMRVLTNIELHKKGHTQDESYQTSTGVHECLNCLKCYDDAFKLASHRRNYCPLVGETKEDCNSAGEEDAACSKDEPQQGKSELFKCDTCSAQFESYSDLQEHFASHIKTTKGRRNNYVRCPKCDFKCCSFSVLQIHNTVVHINKGLGVHKCDVCHRGFGHETLLYNHKREKHSESKLKCHFCRLLFATKRSRHQHEYDTHTGKHVCEYCGKSMRTRPAISAHRKRCLMNPNKQQKSASSSNRTSTNVTSLTSPSQQHERSVKLRHRIPQSERYECRKCCLSFESRENYVMHKQICQSSAETENNLHSGNESQTGKKIYECGACQEIFHSLVQLCAHEGEHKMVVCKDCDEIFPDENTLEMHVLLECPEIYKLFSNKMHIEEIDTNRDAAEGVATSQENEKSSNPVDSSTTCTNVNIENVNEQMNDIARDEKPRISGTAEEKADTEDFICNICSRNLKNAKALKQHKILHIKDQQLQAETGQFECPHCLKRYDFKFNLNLHTRWLCHCDDEMNRRQVFVCKICSREVSTSAMLKQHEILHKEDQHRQSEIGQFECPHCLKRYEEKSHLYRHIQYFCHYHDYVCSICCAQFQNIELLLVHEMVHVVHVIPREQGFEEDSPDESEEMEEEGLEKDASKNGTKSDQMATDIQDDYNGETVISDKICSSCNVEFISTAALKEHQKRVSLTESKYPFKCPICPGASTCRPLMVSACAYLQHKKQLKFLCQFCGMHFENNNHFHYGLAKHINQFHDYENKKECPGCHRIFGSQEYLQHVEYNRKEVEHLNHKCLSCGKVFDSVEALDKHASYRFKYTCDICFRHCYNFKEFEKHRKQYHSITCTKQGSKLLPGYWCKHCDKFFEKASLLSAHVKSILDKESSESLLCSWEYKYSTCLHCGVTFTKRSDFEQHKYMWSYACYMCHEHSKNNSLLKVHRQKHTLLQNTGKETCTTPQFLKCKYCGQNFDTVVDKRKHESKMAFQKAYQTIKFPLPCKDCSEMLNTKCQMDIHKMRHNQRPIVSCRFCHMEFPRIKGPVSLTKHARRIHWNCKTCGVKISNSCQKEMHWRKHVEENKGKKGGERVMYAGAQCIHCGAQFKSIRAKESHERVCTSLKKVWCSVCAAEFPNCQVLATEHRRHIVDKIKGRLCAFCLKDIPKSYRTHQKFQDKAYLCSCGEKIQARCQKKQHGADHKFSCYKCGGHFETYQDLITHLLKYNINNVVNTKNTAAVRSGTKQLLVEKRLWGTIQKNGETINICMHCGDKVKTSDEKSEHESTFKYECLQCMKHFRTPLAATHHFQEVKHVISCKRKQNVSKNADHPTGSQKNQGKRRKDDILTLYWQQSECDRLHHQYKENEQQSPRSTVEFQIGNEVYSVLINNTAAVNEDMSSESLTVSNEAQHECHVSSSSKVPQRNEGAAHDDGTMVSSSKTTGESHLKEACETGVKSSDQKHTKQYVCMHCKRTFCGSHKYKCHVFYLGKDTSGLLYTCTKCENSFDVVCSLKYHIACMCKHCGMHFSNAKAKWKHAQQCRIETDLMNSNKISSDVMVDEGKDVVEVMDEGDDNGGETDTAPEAECIEVVGSDEVNEQRSSVHSKEDNDNTAKDDTETEKENDDDQHKDHEMESEMAVGDDKMMMDSEARNAAQFYQNDQERRSNRVRKKKEKGSLIMPVTRKASNLQQKAVVNEKKCEFCLGIAKQHKNKPPCGNLKCYLNDKSLKWMRCVCLHCNLELPTKCHINYHLAKYTSPESPHQCPKAHCGKHFPRLLSATKHSCQRCKHCVEINCNSQSDLEMHMRNWHEIVYKEIPVAPAVFIGSESVGADKIPGEDEMMEVNKGDQEKKSSAESKQDETSMYTDIPVVPEVFIQSESVGADESPDEDEMIEVVVQVVSDEEEGDREKSSTLIEKQLPKQIQQARQQNATEALKNLAHIAAKDKHELSSALVKTQLPMQSQQRGWAPTQAPTEVTAAAMVPTLECTSAGLRLVNHTQQRPILTGTPKGSTVTMGRLKPTQAATEKTTTVQGPNTVVPTSGLYLKGTLNRSTVTMGELEMTTVQGDTTMVPSSENTLAGSRITSTQPMLTGTPLASTVTLDRLDHRSYLKPAQFPTATELKATTVSAINKEKQEGSKSVPLAKARNPSTGKANVDILPGGLTDLNNIELSAEKASITKRVFGEKVALNHFVEYVTINNQSYLTFNYPSSHTGILNAGLQNDEKFSVMIMLKDQKNKPSGKMGSEALVVKIGPHKIDFIRRLNNLSDNYTYIVELTKTLPASSKEVNSTPVNGPTGPVTPRQGNLTISVATKQLNSRPPFITKVVNSTLPITSTMRGINSAPVVTSKVNSVTPITIKEMNSVSKPLLIRNVVNSALPIISTMRGINSTPAITTEVNSVTPITIKEMNSVSKPLLITNVVNSTLPIISTMRGINSTPAITTEVNSVTPITIKEMNSVSKPLLITNVVNSTLPIISTMRGINSTPAITTEVNSVTPITIKEMNSVSKPLLIRNVVNSTLPIISTMRGINSTPAVTSEVNSVTAVAINKGKQEASTSVRLRNNPSTGKANVAILPGGLVDLANIVLTAEKASIRRTSLIGEKVDNHFVEGLTINNHGYLAFNHPASHMGLFNIFGQDEEKFSVMIMHSDENNVLSGGMRQRRQALVVDIGQHKVNTIDRLNNLPGNYTYIVELTKT is encoded by the coding sequence GAGAGAGTGATTCAGACTTCCAAGATGATGCTGACAATGATCCTGATTGGATTGCAGAAACACAATCAAAGTGCTTGTCTTCGGAGGATGAGAATGGCCAAAATGCAGCAACTGACCAAAATGGTGCTTCCATTAAGGGGGTAAGAAAAACAGGGGTGAAGAggacaaaggaaaagaaaaggaaaaagaggaatAAGACAGAAGTTGACACTACTATAtgtaagaaaagaaaagagagtgACTCTCATAAATATGTTTGTCATATTTGTCAGATGGAATTGAGTTCTTTGGGTAATTTGAATCAACATTTGAAAAATCATGGTTGTGATGAGTTTGGAAGCGAAAATGCTATAAAACAGGAAATGTGTGATATATGTATGAGAGTTCTTACTAATATCGAATTGCATAAAAAAGGGCACACACAAGATGAAAGCTACCAAACATCAACAGGTGTACATGAGTGTTTGAATTGCCTGAAATGCTATGATGATGCATTTAAGTTGGCCTCTCATAGAAGAAATTATTGTCCACTTGTTGGGGAAACAAAAGAGGACTGTAACAGTGCAGGTGAGGAAGATGCTGCATGTAGTAAAGATGAACCACAACAAGGTAAAAGTGAGTTGTTCAAATGTGACACCTGTAGCGCTCAATTTGAAAGTTACTCTGATTTGCAAGAACATTTTGCCAGTCATATCAAAACAACAAAGGGAAGAAGGAACAACTATGTGAGGTgcccaaaatgtgatttcaaatgTTGTAGTTTTAGTGTGCTTCAAATTCACAATACAGTTGTTCATATCAACAAAGGGTTAGGTGTACACAAGTGTGATGTTTGTCATCGAGGGTTCGGTCACGAAACACTATTGTACAATCACAAGCGTGAAAAGCATAGTGAAAGTAAACTGAAATGCCACTTCTGTCGTCTGCTTTTTGCCACAAAAAGGTCAAGACATCAACATGAATATGATACGCATACGGGAAAGCATGTTTGTGAATACTGTGGAAAATCAATGAGGACTAGACCGGCAATTTCAGCACATAGGAAAAGGTGCCTTATGAACCCAAATAAACAGCAGAAATCTGCATCTAGTAGCAACAGGACCTCAACCAATGTTACATCACTAACATCACCATCTCAACAACATGAACGTAGTGTAAAACTGAGGCATAGAATTCCCCAATCTGAGCGTTATGAGTGCCGTAAGTGTTGTCTTTCATTTGAAAGCAGAGAAAACTATGTCATGCATAAACAAATTTGCCAGTCGTCAGCGGAAACAGAAAACAATCTTCATTCTGGCAATGAGAGTCAAACTGGAAAGAAAATATATGAGTGTGGAGCATGTCAGGAGATATTCCACAGTTTGGTCCAGTTATGTGCACATGAAGGGGAGCACAAAATGGTGGTTTGTAAAGATTGTGATGAAATCTTCCCAGATGAGAATACCCTAGAGATGCATGTACTGCTTGAATGCCCTGAGATATACAAACTATTTTCAAATAAGATGCACATAGAGGAGATAGATACCAACAGAGATGCAGCAGAGGGAGTTGCGACATCACAAGAAAATGAGAAATCTAGCAACCCTGTAGACAGTTCtacaacatgtacaaatgtaaatattgagAATGTTAATGAGCAAATGAATGATATTGCCAGAGATGAAAAACCACGCATATCTGGAACGGCAGAGGAAAAGGCTGATACAGAAGATTTTATCTGTAATATCTGCAGCAGGAATTTGAAGAATGCAAAAGCATTAAAACAGCATAAAATCTTGCATATAAAGGACCAACAGTTGCAAGCAGAGACTGGCCAATTTGAATGTCCACATTGTTTGAAACGCTATGATTTCAAATTCAACTTAAATTTGCACACACGTTGGTTATGTCATTGTGATGATGAAATGAACAGAAGACAAGTTTTTGTCTGTAAAATTTGTAGCAGGGAAGTATCCACTTCAGCTATGTTAAAGCAACATGAAATCCTACATAAAGAGGACCAGCATCGTCAGTCTGAGATAGGCCAATTTGAGTGTCCACATTGTCTCAAACGGTATGAGGAAAAATCTCACTTATATCGCCACATACAGTATTTctgtcattatcatgattatgtttgcAGCATTTGTTGTGCACAGTTTCAAAACATAGAGCTTTTACTTGTACATGAAATGGTCCATGTTGTTCATGTCATACCAAGAGAACAAGGTTTTGAGGAAGATTCGCCAGATGAATCTGAAGAGATGGAAGAGGAGGGTTTAGAAAAAGATGCTTCAAAAAATGGAACCAAAAGTGATCAAATGGCCACTGATATTCAAGATGACTACAATGGCGAAACTGTAATATCAGACAAGATATGTAGCAGTTGCAATGTAGAGTTCATTTCTACAGCAGCCTTGAAGGAACACCAGAAACGTGTGTCATTGACTGAATCGAAGTACCCTTTTAAATGTCCCATTTGCCCTGGTGCATCTACATGTAGGCCATTGATGGTAAGTGCATGTGCCTATTTGCAGCACAAAAAGCAGTTGAAGTTCCTGTGTCAGTTTTGTGGAATGCACTTTGAGAATAATAATCATTTTCATTACGGTCTTGCGAAACATATAAACCAATTTCATGACTATGAAAACAAGAAGGAATGTCCTGGGTGTCATCGAATCTTTGGTTCACAAGAGTACCTGCAGCATGTTGAGTACAATAGAAAGGAAGTAGAACATTTAAACCACAAATGTTTGTCTTGCGGGAAAGTATTTGACAGTGTGGAAGCTTTAGACAAGCATGCCAGTTACAGATTCAAGTATACTTGTGATATTTGCTTCCGACATTGTTACAATTTTAAAGAGTTtgaaaaacacagaaagcagtatcACAGTATTACATGTACCAAGCAGGGATCAAAACTACTTCCAGGTTACTGGTGCAAGCATTGCGATAAGTTCTTTGAGAAAGCCAGCCTACTTTCAGCCCATGTGAAGAGTATATTGGACAAAGAATCATCTGAAAGCCTTTTATGTTCATGGGAATATAAATACTCGACCTGCTTACATTGTGGAGTGACTTTTACAAAGCGTTCAGATTTTGAACAACATAAATATATGTGGAGTTATGCATGTTACATGTGTCATGAGCATTCAAAAAACAATTCTTTGTTAAAGGTCCATCGGCAGAAACATACTCTTCTACAAAATACTGGCAAGGAGACATGCACCACACCCCAGTTTTTAAAGTGCAAGTATTGTGGTCAAAATTTTGATACAGTAGTAGATAAGAGAAAACATGAATCCAAAATGGCATTTCAGAAAGCTTACCAAACCATTAAATTTCCATTACCATGTAAAGACTGCAGTGAAATGCTAAATACCAAATGTCAGATGGATATCCACAAAATGAGACATAATCAACGGCCAATAGTATCATGCAGGTTTTGTCATATGGAGTTCCCAAGAATAAAAGGACCAGTGAGTTTGACCAAACATGCAAGAAGGATACATTGGAATTGTAAGACTTGTGGTGTGAAGATTTCTAACTCTTGCCAAAAGGAGATGCATTGGAGAAAGCATGTGGAGGAGAATAAGGGGAAGAAAGGAGGAGAACGGGTGATGTATGCAGGTGCACAATGTATCCATTGTGGAGCTCAGTTCAAAAGTATACGAGCCAAAGAGTCGCACGAGAGAGTATGTACAAGTCTGAAGAAAGTCTGGTGCAGTGTGTGTGCTGCAGAGTTCCCAAACTGCCAAGTACTCGCAACTGAGCACAGACGTCATATTGTGGACAAAATAAAAGGTCGACTTTGTGCATTTTGCCTCAAAGATATTCCAAAATCTTACAGGACACATCAGAAATTTCAAGACAAAGCTTACCTTTGCAGCTGTGGAGAAAAGATTCAAGCTAGATGTCAGAAGAAACAACATGGCGCTGATCACAAGTTTTCATGCTATAAATGTGGTGGACATTTTGAAACATATCAAGACCTAATTACCCATTTGTTGAAGTACAACATTAATAATGTAGTGAACACAAAGAACACTGCAGCAGTGAGATCTGGAACTAAACAGCTGTTGGTAGAGAAACGATTGTGGGGTACTATTCAAAAGAATGGAGAGACAATTAATATCTGCATGCATTGTGGAGACAAAGTCAAGACATCTGACGAAAAATCTGAGCATGAATCAACCTTTAAATATGAGTGTCTTCAATGCATGAAACATTTCAGGACTCCATTAGCGGCTACTCATCATTTCCAGGAGGTAAAACATGTTATCAgttgcaaaagaaaacaaaatgtttcaaaaaatgcAGATCACCCTACAGGTAGCCAGAAGAACCAAGGGAAGAGGAGAAAAGATGACATTTTGACACTTTATTGGCAGCAATCTGAATGTGATAGATTACATCATCAGTACAAAGAAAATGAACAGCAGTCACCAAGATCTACTGTGGAATTTCAAATTGGCAATGAAGTGTATTCTGTTTTAATTAACAATACTGCAGCAGTCAATGAGGATATGTCATCGGAGAGTTTGACAGTGTCAAATGAAGCTCAACATGAATGTCATGTGTCTAGTAGTAGCAAGGTACCACAAAGGAATGAAGGAGCTGCACATGATGATGGAACAATGGTATCATCATCAAAGACTACTGGAGAGTCACATCTGAAAGAAGCATGTGAAACTGGAGTAAAATCATCGGaccaaaaacacacaaaacaatatGTGTGCATGCATTGCAAAAGAACTTTCTGTGGTAGCCATAAGTACAAGTGCCATGTTTTCTATCTCGGTAAGGACACCAGTGGACTTTTGTACACCTGTACAAAATGTGAGAATTCATTTGATGTGGTGTGCAGTTTGAAATATCATATAGCATGTATGTGTAAACATTGTGGAATGCATTTCAGTAATGCAAAAGCTAAATGGAAACATGCGCAGCAATGTAGAATTGAAACAGATTTGATGAACAGCAACAAAATATCCAGTGATGTGATGGTAGATGAAGGTAAAGATGTTGTGGAAGTGATGGATGAAGGTGATGACAATGGAGGAGAAACTGACACTGCACCTGAGGCTGAATGCATTGAGGTTGTTGGTAGTGATGAAGTTAATGAACAACGGTCATCTGTGCATTCTAAAGAAGATAATGATAATACAGCTAAAGATGACACAGAAACTGAAAAGGAGAATGATGATGATCAACATAAAGATCATGAAATGGAAAGTGAAATGGCAGTAGGAGATGATAAGATGATGATGGACAGTGAAGCAAGGAATGCAGCACAGTTCTACCAAAATGATCAAGAAAGAAGATCAAATAGGGTAAGGAAAAAGAAGGAGAAAGGATCTCTAATAATGCCAGTGACAAGAAAAGCTAGTAATCTGCAACAGAAAGCAGTAGTAAATGAAAAGAAGTGCGAATTCTGTTTGGGGATAGCAAAGCAGCATAAAAACAAACCACCTTGTGGAAACCTCAAATGTTACCTGAATGATAAGTCTTTGAAATGGATGAGATGTGTCTGCCTACACTGCAACCTGGAATTACCCACCAAATGTCACATCAACTATCATCTTGCTAAATATACTAGTCCTGAATCCCCTCATCAGTGTCCTAAAGCACATTGTGGGAAGCATTTCCCCAGGCTTCTATCAGCAACTAAGCACTCCTGTCAAAGGTGTAAACATTGTGTGGAAATTAATTGTAATTCACAGAGTGACTTGGAAATGCACATGCGAAATTGGCATGAGATTGTATATAAAGAGATACCAGTGGCACCAGCAGTATTCATTGGAAGTGAATCAGTTGGTGCTGATAAGATTCCAGGTGAAGATGAAATGATGGAAGTAAATAAAGGTGATCAAGAGAAGAAATCATCTGCAgaatcaaaacaagatgaaaCTAGTATGTATACAGATATACCAGTGGTACCAGAGGTATTCATTCAAAGTGAATCAGTAGGTGCTGATGAGAGTCCAGATGAAGATGAAATGATTGAAGTTGTCGTACAAGTTGTAAGTGATGAAGAGGAAGGTGACCGAGAGAAGAGTAGTACATTGATAGAAAAGCAGCTACCAAAGCAAATTCAGCAAGCAAGGCAACAGAATGCTACTGAGGCTTTGAAGAATTTAGCTCATATTGCTGCAAAAGACAAGCATGAATTGAGTAGTGCATTGGTAAAAACACAGCTACCAATGCAAAGTCAGCAAAGAGGGTGGGCTCCAACCCAGGCTCCAACGGAGGTAACAGCAGCTGCAATGGTTCCAACTTTGGAATGTACATCAGCAGGGTTGAGGCTAGTAAATCATACTCAACAAAGGCCAATACTGACAGGTACACCAAAAGGATCAACTGTCACAATGGGCAGGTTGAAACCAACTCAAGCTGCAACAGAAAAGACAACCACAGTGCAAGGACCTAATACAGTGGTTCCAACTTCAGGGCTGTATTTAAAAGGTACATTAAACAGATCAACTGTCACAATGGGTGAGTTGGAGATGACCACTGTGCAAGGAGATACTACAATGGTTCCATCTTCAGAAAATACATTAGCAGGATCAAGGATAACAAGTACTCAACCAATGCTAACAGGTACACCGCTAGCATCAACTGTCACACTGGACAGATTGGATCATAGATCATATTTGAAGCCAGCTCAGTTTCCAACAGCAACAGAGTTAAAAGCAACCACTGTATCTGCTATTAACAAGGAGAAACAGGAAGGATCTAAGTCTGTGCCACTTGCCAAAGCTAGAAACCCTTCAACCGGTAAAGCCAATGTTGACATTTTACCAGGTGGCTTGACGGACCTTAATAACATTGAACTAAGTGCAGAGAAAGCATCAATAACAAAAAGGGTTTTTGGTGAGAAAGTAGCATTAAACCATTTTGTTGAATATGTCACTATAAATAACCAAAGTTACCTGACATTCAATTATCCATCAAGTCATACAGGGATATTAAATGCTGGACTACAAAATGATGAGAAATTTTCTGTAATGATTATGCTTAAAGATCAGAAGAATAAACCAAGTGGTAAAATGGGGAGTGAAGCACTTGTAGTTAAAATTGGACCACATAAAATAGACTTCATTAGGAGGTTGAATAATTTATCTGATAACTATACATATATAGTGGAGTTGACAAAAACCCTACCGGCATCTTCAAAAGAAGTGAACTCAACACCTGTGAATGGACCTACTGGACCTGTCACCCCAAGACAAGGGAACTTAACCATATCTGTTGCCACAAAACAATTGAACTCAAGACCACCGTTCATCACAAAAGTAGTGAACTCAACATTGCCTATCACCAGCACCATGAGAGGAATAAACTCGGCCCCAGTTGTCACCTCAAAAGTGAATTCAGTGACACCCATCACCATAAAAGAAATGAACTCAGTCTCAAAACCACTACTCATCAGAAATGTAGTGAACTCAGCATTGCCTATCATTAGCACCATGAGAGGAATAAACTCAACCCCAGCTATCACCACAGAAGTGAATTCAGTTACACCCATCACCATAAAAGAAATGAACTCAGTCTCAAAACCACTACTCATCACAAATGTAGTGAACTCAACATTGCCTATCATTAGCACCATGAGAGGAATAAACTCAACCCCAGCTATCACCACAGAAGTGAATTCAGTTACACCCATCACCATAAAAGAAATGAACTCAGTCTCAAAACCACTACTCATCACAAATGTAGTGAACTCAACATTGCCTATCATTAGCACCATGAGAGGAATAAACTCAACCCCAGCTATCACCACAGAAGTGAATTCAGTGACACCCATCACCATAAAAGAAATGAACTCAGTCTCAAAACCACTACTCATCAGAAATGTAGTAAACTCAACATTGCCTATCATTAGCACCATGAGAGGAATAAACTCAACCCCAGCTGTCACCTCAGAAGTGAATTCAGTGACAGCTGTTGCTATTAATAAGGGAAAACAGGAAGCATCTACGTCTGTGCGACTTAGAAACAACCCATCAACTGGTAAGGCCAATGTTGCCATTTTACCAGGTGGTTTGGTAGACCTTGCTAACATTGTCCTTACTGCAGAGAAAGCATCAATTAGAAGAACATCTTTAATTGGAGAGAAAGTGGATAACCATTTTGTAGAAGGTCTCACTATAAATAACCATGGTTACCTGGCATTCAATCATCCAGCTAGTCATATGGGGTTATTCAATATATTTGGACAAGATGAAGAGAAATTTTCTGTAATGATCATGCATAGTGATGAGAACAATGTACTAAGTGGGGGAATGAGGCAGCGTAGACAAGCCCTTGTGGTTGACATTGGCCAGCATAAAGTAAACACCATTGATAGGTTGAATAATTTACCTGGTAATTATACGTATATAGTGgagttgacaaaaacatga